Proteins found in one Candidatus Roizmanbacteria bacterium CG_4_9_14_0_2_um_filter_38_17 genomic segment:
- the secD gene encoding protein translocase subunit SecD: protein MQKRRFSVWLIFILTLFSLLVILPEQFYGLSGINIAFGKVRIHKSFRTSLGLDLAGGSHLVFEAKLEEIDQADRERALEGARNIIERRVNYFGISEAQVQTSKSGASYRIIVELPGVEDVGNAVDLIGKTAQLKFRESPESTPSADEASQTAELSSTYGPFTIDSGITGRNLKRAEVQFDQQSGEPVVGLMFDNEGAKLFAEATKRNINRQLAIFLDDQIMSAPRVNEAITGGQAQISGGFTIDAAKQLTTQLNAGALPVSIELISQRNIGPTLGQVAIDKSILAGSVGLLMVAFFMIGFYGQMGVIAVVALIIYGLISFMVFKVIPVTLTLSGIAGFMLSIGMAVDANILIFERVREEIRDGLPWQQAMEIAFGRAWDSIRDANVATLLTTFILFNPLDWQFLPRFGLIRGFALTLAIGVIIGLFTGVFVTRTLMRMFYRSKK from the coding sequence ATGCAAAAAAGAAGATTTTCAGTTTGGTTAATATTTATACTTACGTTGTTTTCGTTATTAGTTATATTGCCTGAGCAATTCTACGGATTGTCAGGTATTAATATAGCTTTTGGAAAAGTTAGAATACATAAAAGTTTCCGTACCTCCTTGGGTTTGGATCTGGCGGGGGGAAGTCATCTGGTTTTCGAGGCAAAACTCGAAGAAATAGATCAAGCGGATAGAGAGCGAGCATTGGAGGGTGCGCGTAATATTATTGAGAGAAGGGTGAATTATTTTGGTATATCCGAGGCACAGGTGCAGACTTCAAAATCTGGGGCAAGTTACAGAATTATTGTTGAGCTTCCAGGAGTGGAAGATGTAGGTAATGCGGTTGATCTGATAGGAAAAACAGCTCAGCTTAAGTTTCGTGAATCTCCAGAAAGTACACCTTCTGCCGACGAGGCATCTCAGACAGCAGAGCTGTCTTCGACATACGGGCCGTTTACTATTGATTCAGGAATTACTGGTAGAAATCTCAAAAGAGCAGAGGTCCAGTTTGATCAACAATCAGGTGAGCCAGTGGTAGGGCTTATGTTTGACAATGAAGGAGCAAAACTATTTGCAGAGGCAACAAAGCGAAATATTAATAGACAGCTAGCAATTTTTCTAGATGACCAGATTATGTCTGCACCCCGAGTTAATGAGGCTATAACTGGAGGGCAGGCTCAGATATCTGGTGGCTTTACAATAGACGCGGCTAAACAATTGACTACACAGCTTAATGCTGGAGCATTACCAGTTAGTATAGAGCTAATTTCCCAGCGTAATATTGGTCCAACTTTAGGACAAGTTGCAATAGATAAAAGTATTCTTGCTGGATCGGTTGGTCTATTGATGGTGGCTTTTTTTATGATTGGTTTTTATGGTCAGATGGGCGTTATTGCTGTGGTAGCATTAATCATTTATGGTTTAATATCTTTTATGGTGTTTAAAGTTATACCAGTTACATTAACATTGTCTGGAATTGCTGGATTTATGCTTTCCATAGGAATGGCAGTGGATGCAAATATTCTTATCTTCGAGAGAGTGCGAGAAGAAATAAGAGATGGTCTGCCCTGGCAGCAAGCTATGGAAATTGCCTTTGGTAGAGCTTGGGATTCAATCAGAGACGCAAATGTTGCAACGCTACTTACCACATTTATTCTCTTTAATCCATTAGACTGGCAGTTTTTACCTAGATTTGGATTAATACGGGGATTTGCGTTGACTCTTGCGATTGGGGTCATTATTGGGTTGTTTACTGGGGTATTTGTAACGCGAACCCTAATGAGAATGTTTTATAGGAGTAAAAAATGA
- a CDS encoding response regulator, with protein MTKILLVEDDPLLVNIYTTFFHSKGLELAVATDGSTALDKVKEYKPDIILLDLMMPRLGGLGVLEALNKAGNKAPVIIYSNLDSEDKQKEAMDKGATDFISKSHSDPQDVLDAVNKHLPSST; from the coding sequence ATGACTAAAATTCTATTAGTAGAGGATGATCCATTATTGGTTAATATTTACACCACTTTTTTTCATAGTAAAGGTTTAGAATTAGCTGTAGCTACTGATGGCTCTACTGCATTGGATAAAGTTAAAGAATACAAGCCCGATATTATCTTGCTGGATTTGATGATGCCTAGGTTAGGAGGATTAGGAGTACTTGAGGCATTAAATAAAGCTGGAAATAAAGCTCCAGTGATAATATATAGCAACCTGGACTCTGAAGATAAACAAAAAGAGGCCATGGATAAGGGTGCCACTGATTTTATCTCTAAATCACATAGCGATCCACAAGATGTGCTAGATGCAGTTAATAAGCATTTGCCAAGCTCAACTTAA
- a CDS encoding quinone-dependent dihydroorotate dehydrogenase, producing MYYLNVVVYMQLRNIIIGFVYRSFIKPVFFKLDPEDVHDQLIKVGQLLGKFSLTRSITNLLFSYSNPKLSQIILGIYFSNPVGLAAGFDKDAQLTQILPSVGFGFAEVGSITGESCDGNPKPRLWRLPNSKALVVYYGLKNKGCQILSAKLKNMRFKIPIGISVAKTNNKKTVSTKAGIKDYAKAFSVFVNIGSYITVNISCPNAYGGEPFTDAKRLRLLLAELDKIKVNKPVFVKLSPDLAKKEIDELLKVVANHRVNGLVISNLTKVRNNPNIKDANIPDKGGMSGKVVKDLSDELIKYVYNKTKGKLVIIGCGGVFTAEDAYKKIKAGASLIQLITGMIYQGPQVISEINQGLVELLEKDGYDSISEAIGENSNYPEVST from the coding sequence ATGTATTATCTTAACGTTGTAGTGTATATGCAGTTAAGAAATATAATTATTGGTTTTGTGTATCGGAGTTTTATAAAACCGGTGTTTTTTAAACTAGATCCGGAGGATGTTCACGATCAGCTGATAAAGGTTGGTCAGCTATTGGGGAAATTCTCTTTAACAAGATCCATTACCAATCTTCTATTTAGCTATAGTAATCCAAAATTATCGCAAATCATACTGGGCATTTATTTTTCTAATCCTGTTGGCTTAGCCGCTGGTTTTGATAAGGATGCCCAGCTTACTCAGATCTTGCCTTCAGTGGGGTTTGGATTTGCGGAAGTTGGTTCAATTACAGGTGAGTCTTGTGACGGTAATCCAAAGCCAAGGCTCTGGAGATTGCCTAATTCTAAGGCGCTTGTAGTTTATTACGGATTAAAGAATAAGGGGTGCCAAATTTTATCTGCAAAGCTTAAAAATATGCGGTTTAAGATTCCAATCGGAATTAGTGTAGCTAAGACTAATAACAAAAAAACTGTTTCTACGAAGGCAGGTATAAAAGATTATGCAAAAGCGTTTAGTGTGTTTGTGAATATTGGAAGTTATATAACAGTTAATATTAGCTGTCCAAATGCGTATGGAGGGGAACCTTTTACAGATGCTAAAAGACTTAGGCTATTATTAGCCGAACTGGATAAGATTAAAGTAAATAAACCAGTGTTTGTGAAGTTGTCTCCAGATCTTGCTAAAAAAGAAATAGATGAATTATTAAAAGTAGTAGCTAATCACCGAGTAAATGGATTGGTTATATCTAATTTGACGAAAGTTAGAAACAATCCCAATATAAAAGATGCTAATATCCCAGATAAAGGAGGAATGAGTGGAAAGGTTGTGAAGGATTTATCCGACGAGCTAATTAAGTATGTATACAATAAGACCAAGGGTAAGTTGGTGATTATTGGTTGTGGTGGGGTGTTTACAGCAGAGGATGCCTATAAGAAAATAAAAGCGGGTGCATCGCTCATTCAGTTAATAACGGGTATGATTTACCAAGGCCCTCAGGTAATCAGTGAAATTAATCAAGGGTTGGTGGAGTTGTTAGAAAAGGATGGATACGACTCAATTTCAGAGGCAATTGGTGAAAATAGTAATTATCCCGAGGTGTCAACCTAA